The Sus scrofa isolate TJ Tabasco breed Duroc chromosome X, Sscrofa11.1, whole genome shotgun sequence genome has a segment encoding these proteins:
- the CXHXorf21 gene encoding uncharacterized protein CXorf21 homolog translates to MLSEGYLSGLAYQNDIYWNCTSCNEQVVEEKEETEATAATALYYSPVDKTQVRNLYVSCKSSDKFISSVHSRESHPSRNPMITVLQANPNPVFESPNLATVELYRDPSRETYLVPPSCKSICKNYNDLHIAGGQVMALNSVTTDFASEGSFEHGPLLKSSEIPLTMEDSISTQPSDLPPKPIQRYSSYWRITSVKEKSSLQMQKPISNAVLNEYLEQKVVELYKQYIMDNMFHDSSPTQILASELIMTSVDQISIQVSREKNLETSKARDIVINRLLQLVSTEISTPSLHISQYSNVNP, encoded by the coding sequence ATGCTGTCAGAAGGGTATCTCAGTGGACTCGCCTACCAGAATGACATCTACTGGAACTGTACATCTTGTAACGAGCAGGTAgttgaggaaaaagaagagactgaagccacagctgctactGCTCTTTACTATTCCCCTGTGGACAAAACGCAAGTCCGAAATCTCTATGTGAGCTGCAAATCCTCTGACAAGTTTATTTCTTCAGTGCATTCGAGAGAGAGCCATCCTAGCAGAAATCCGATGATCACGGTATTGCAAGCCAACCCCAATCCTGTGTTCGAAAGCCCGAACTTGGCCACAGTTGAGTTATATAGAGATCCCAGCAGAGAGACCTACCTGGTTCCTCCTTCCTGCAAGAGTATTTGCAAGAATTACAATGACTTACATATCGCAGGGGGCCAGGTGATGGCCCTTAATTCAGTGACAACGGATTTTGCCTCCGAGGGCAGTTTCGAACATGGCCCTTTGCTGAAATCGTCTGAGATTCCTTTGACCATGGAGGATTCCATTTCCACTCAGCCCAGTGACTTGCCACCAAAACCCATCCAGCGCTATTCATCCTACTGGAGAATCACCAGTGTCAAAGAGAAAAGCAGCCTGCAAATGCAGAAACCTATTTCGAATGCAGTCCTGAATGAGTACCTGGAGCAGAAGGTGGTGGAGTTATATAAGCAGTACATTATGGACAATATGTTCCATGACAGCTCTCCTACACAGATTCTGGCATCTGAACTCATTATGACAAGTGTGGACCAAATTAGCATTCAAGTCTCTAGAGAGAAGAACCTGGAGACCTCAAAAGCCAGGGATATAGTCATTAACCGTCTACTACAGTTGGTGTCAACTGAAATCAGCACACCGAGTCTCCATATTTCTCAGTATAGTAATGTGAATCCATAG